From Lolium perenne isolate Kyuss_39 chromosome 5, Kyuss_2.0, whole genome shotgun sequence, a single genomic window includes:
- the LOC127302822 gene encoding F-box/FBD/LRR-repeat protein At5g56420-like: protein MPKRLRSKGNKKAAVSGGEDRLSALPEDVILLLLSFLTSRQAVQMSVLGPRWRALWKSLPSLRFDMGLDHTSRSFHFIESLIRYRDPTTPLLECEILSDDRFSQDVDMCLRYAVSCKVRDLRIKIYSRRYFQLSAGTFFCAHLTRLTLCCVWLDDFYVHVSSCQSLEELEINGLQKGDKMLPYI, encoded by the exons ATGCCTAAAAGGCTCCGCAGCAAGGGTAACAAGAAAGCAGCCGTGTCCGGTGGCGAGGACCGCTTGAGTGCGCTCCCGGAAGATGTGATCCTGCTTCTGCTGTCGTTCCTGACATCGCGTCAAGCAGTGCAGATGTCTGTGCTCGGCCCCCGCTGGCGCGCCCTCTGGAAGTCCTTGCCGTCCCTCCGTTTCGACATGGGACTTGACCACACCTCCCGGAGCTTCCATTTTATCGAGAGCCTGATCCGCTACCGTGACCCGACAACGCCCCTGCTTGAGTGCGAGATTCTGTCCGATGACAGGTTCAGCCAAGATGTCGACATGTGTCTCCGTTACGCTGTATCGTGCAAAGTGAGGGATCTTCGAATCAAAATCTACTCTCGACGTTACTTCCAGCTATCGGCCGGGACTTTCTTCTGCGCGCACCTGACCAGGCTAACTCTTTGCTGCGTTTGGCTCGACGATTTCTATGTGCATGTTTCGAGCTGCCAATCGCTCGAGGAGCTGGAGATCAATG GTCTTCAGAAAGGAGATAAAATGTTACCCTACATTTAG
- the LOC127304372 gene encoding auxin-responsive protein SAUR36-like: protein MIHPKKLAQLAKKWQRKVASGAGGQQADECCSTVADKGHCVVYTADGARFEVQLAYLGTTVFGELLRMSGEEFGFTNSEGGRITLPCDTVIMEYVLCLVRRDASKEVERAFLSSIAGHCHGQDAPMGLAHQLILCT, encoded by the coding sequence ATGATCCATCCAAAGAAGCTTGCTCAGCTGGCCAAGAAGTGGCAGAGGAAGGTCGCATCTGGAGCTGGTGGCCAGCAAGCTGACGAGTGCTGCAGCACAGTCGCTGACAAGGGCCATTGTGTGGTGTACACTGCCGACGGGGCACGGTTCGAGGTCCAGCTGGCATACCTTGGTACAACGGTATTCGGCGAACTCCTGAGGATGTCCGGGGAGGAGTTTGGCTTCACGAACAGCGAGGGAGGCAGGATCACTCTGCCATGCGATACCGTGATTATGGAGTATGTCTTGTGCTTGGTCAGGagagacgcctccaaggaggtcgAGAGGGCGTTCTTGAGCTCCATTGCTGGGCACTGCCATGGCCAAGATGCACCGATGGGACTCGCCCATCAATTGATTCTTTGTACTTAG
- the LOC127302817 gene encoding auxin-responsive protein SAUR36 codes for MMSAKALAQLAKKLQRVAATRRKRLTWLSSTSKEETEGSCGTSYSSVASKGHCAMYTADGMRFEVPLVLLETTVFSELLRMSQEEFSFVGTNGGRITLPCNASVMEYAMFMLRRSASAEMEAASLRSMAMSCNYHAEPHLGVIQHFSVCNS; via the coding sequence ATGATGAGTGCCAAGGCACTCGCTCAGCTTGCCAAGAAGTTGCAGAGGGTGGCGGCCACCAGGAGGAAGAGGCTCACCTGGTTGTCATCAACGTCGAAGGAAGAAACCGAAGGGTCATGCGGCACGTCGTACTCGTCGGTGGCTAGCAAGGGCCACTGTGCCATGTACACCGCTGATGGCATGAGGTTCGAGGTGCCACTGGTGCTCCTTGAGACGACGGTCTTCAGTGAGCTTTTGCGGATGTCCCAAGAAGAGTTCAGCTTCGTAGGCACCAACGGTGGCAGAATCACGCTGCCATGTAATGCCTCAGTGATGGAGTACGCCATGTTCATGCTCAGGAGAAGTGCCTCCGCAGAGATGGAGGCCGCATCCCTCCGCTCCATGGCGATGTCATGTAACTATCATGCGGAGCCTCATCTGGGAGTTATCCAGCACTTCAGTGTCTGCAACTCCTGA
- the LOC127302820 gene encoding auxin-responsive protein SAUR36-like: MAMIHPKRIAQFVRKWQRVKTASRDDEACCTASPVADKGHCAMYTADGRRFEVPLAYLGTTVFGELLRMSKDEFGFTCDSGIILPFDAVVMEYVMCLLRRNASPEVERAFLSSVVMLCQYPSCMAPHVVLHQQLAVCSS; the protein is encoded by the coding sequence ATGGCCATGATCCATCCCAAGAGGATTGCTCAGTTCGTGAGAAAGTGGCAACGGGTGAAGACAGCATCCAGAGACGACGAAGCATGCTGCACGGCATCGCCGGTCGCAGATAAAGGTCACTGTGCCATGTACACAGCCGATGGGAGGCGGTTCGAGGTCCCGCTGGCGTACCTCGGCACGACAGTCTTCGGCGAGCTGCTAAGGATGTCCAAGGACGAGTTTGGGTTCACATGCGACAGCGGGATCATACTGCCGTTCGATGCAGTGGTGATGGAGTACGTCATGTGCTTGCTCAGAAGAAATGCATCGCCTGAAGTAGAGAGGGCATTCCTGAGCTCCGTAGTGATGTTGTGCCAATATCCAAGTTGTATGGCACCACATGTAGTGCTGCACCAGCAGCTTGCAGTTTGTAGCTCCTGA
- the LOC127302816 gene encoding auxin-responsive protein SAUR36 yields MIHAKKLAQLAKKCQRMLVPGAGVRRQQALDPEDECCSTTSSVVADEGHCVVYSADGARFKLPLAYLGTTVFAELLRMSEEEFGFMSGGNGGRITLPFDATMMDYVLCLVRRDASEEVEKAFLSSIAGHCCSYNSSCMVPSMEISHELALCT; encoded by the coding sequence ATGATCCATGCAAAGAAGCTTGCCCAGCTGGCCAAGAAGTGCCAGCGGATGTTGGTGCCTGGAGCCGGTGTCCGCCGCCAGCAGGCCCTGGATCCCGAGGACGAATGCTGCAGCACAACATCATCTGTTGTTGCCGACGAGGGCCACTGTGTGGTGTACAGCGCTGATGGAGCACGGTTCAAGCTCCCTCTGGCTTACCTTGGAACAACAGTCTTTGCTGAGCTTCTGAGGATGTCTGAGGAGGAGTTTGGCTTCATGAGTGGCGGCAATGGAGGCAGGATCACACTGCCCTTTGATGCCACAATGATGGATTACGTCTTGTGCCTTGTTAGGAGAGACGCCTCTGAGGAGGTCGAGAAGGCATTCTTGAGCTCCATTGCTGGGCACTGCTGCAGCTACAACTCTAGCTGCATGGTGCCATCAATGGAAATCAGCCATGAATTAGCCCTTTGTACTTAG